In a single window of the Streptomyces sp. NBC_00353 genome:
- a CDS encoding enoyl-CoA hydratase family protein, with product MSPFPSSARRTDDWRHLRLTTDDGVATVTLARPEKLNALTFGAYADLRDLLAELSRERSVRALVLAGEGRGFCSGGDVDEIIGATLAMDTAQLLDFNRMTGQVVRALRECPFPVIAAVHGVAAGAGAVLALAADFRVADPSARFAFLFTRVGLSGGDMGAAYLLPRVVGLGHATRLLMLGEPVRAPEAERIGLISELAEEGQADARAAELARRLAEGPALALAQTKALLTAELDMPLAAAVEMDAATQALLMHGDDYAEFHAAFTEKRRPKWQGR from the coding sequence ATGAGCCCGTTTCCCAGCTCCGCCCGCCGTACCGATGACTGGCGCCATCTGCGGCTGACGACGGACGACGGCGTCGCCACCGTCACCCTGGCCCGCCCCGAGAAGCTCAACGCGCTCACCTTCGGCGCCTACGCCGACCTGCGCGACCTCCTTGCCGAGCTGTCCCGCGAGCGCTCGGTGCGCGCTCTCGTGCTGGCCGGTGAGGGGCGCGGCTTCTGCTCCGGCGGCGATGTCGACGAGATCATCGGTGCCACGCTCGCGATGGACACCGCGCAGCTGCTCGACTTCAACCGGATGACCGGGCAGGTCGTGCGGGCGCTGCGCGAGTGCCCCTTTCCCGTCATCGCCGCGGTGCACGGCGTCGCCGCGGGCGCCGGTGCGGTCCTCGCGCTGGCCGCCGACTTCCGTGTCGCCGACCCGTCCGCCCGGTTCGCCTTCCTCTTCACCCGGGTCGGGCTCTCCGGCGGTGACATGGGAGCGGCCTATCTGCTGCCGCGCGTCGTCGGCCTGGGGCATGCCACCCGGCTGCTGATGCTCGGCGAGCCGGTCCGCGCCCCCGAGGCGGAACGGATCGGGCTGATCAGCGAGCTGGCCGAGGAGGGACAGGCCGACGCCCGCGCCGCGGAGCTCGCCCGCCGCCTCGCCGAAGGCCCCGCCCTCGCCCTCGCCCAGACCAAGGCGCTGCTCACCGCCGAACTCGACATGCCGCTCGCTGCCGCGGTGGAGATGGACGCCGCCACCCAGGCCCTGCTGATGCACGGCGACGACTACGCCGAGTTCCACGCCGCGTTCACGGAGAAACGCCGGCCGAAATGGCAAGGCAGGTAG